The proteins below are encoded in one region of Micromonospora pisi:
- a CDS encoding DUF3159 domain-containing protein, protein MTTGPQPAAGVDTDPAEEAPLPSIAEQVSEQLGGWRGMVESSIPVLVFVLVNVLAELRPALISSLAVALAIAAIRLVQRRPIRHAVNGLFGLGVGAFIAYRSGDSKDFYLPGILYGIAVGVALLVSAAVRQPLVGWVWSVFAAGGKSEWRHDPRLVRTFVWLTVLWGVVWLAKVGVQAALYLADQDTALGVARLALGYPPYLLLLAITVWTVRRVTRDASPVPTTATSAS, encoded by the coding sequence ATGACGACTGGACCACAGCCGGCCGCCGGGGTCGATACCGACCCGGCCGAGGAGGCGCCGCTGCCCAGCATCGCCGAGCAGGTGTCCGAGCAGCTCGGTGGCTGGCGGGGGATGGTCGAGTCGAGCATCCCGGTGCTCGTGTTCGTCCTGGTGAACGTACTCGCCGAGCTGCGTCCGGCGTTGATCTCGTCGCTGGCGGTGGCGCTGGCCATCGCGGCGATCCGGCTGGTGCAGCGGCGGCCGATCCGGCACGCCGTCAACGGGCTCTTCGGCCTCGGCGTCGGCGCCTTCATCGCCTACCGCAGCGGTGACTCCAAGGACTTCTACCTGCCCGGCATCCTCTACGGCATCGCAGTCGGGGTGGCGCTGCTGGTCTCGGCGGCGGTCCGTCAGCCACTGGTCGGCTGGGTCTGGTCGGTCTTCGCCGCTGGCGGCAAGTCCGAGTGGCGCCACGACCCCCGGCTGGTGCGTACGTTCGTCTGGCTGACCGTGCTCTGGGGTGTGGTCTGGCTCGCCAAGGTCGGTGTGCAGGCCGCGCTCTACCTCGCCGACCAGGACACCGCGCTCGGCGTCGCCCGGCTGGCGCTGGGCTACCCGCCGTACCTGTTGCTCCTGGCGATCACGGTCTGGACGGTGCGCCGGGTGACCCGCGACGCGTCGCCGGTGCCGACCACGGCGACCAGCGCGAGCTGA
- a CDS encoding potassium channel family protein has translation MRVAIAGAGNVGRSIAQELIDNGHQVMLVERQPKMLRPERVPAADWVLADACELASLEEADLASCDVVVAATGDDKVNLVVSLLAKTEFAVPRVVARVNRAENEWLFTDQWGVDVAVSKPRVMAALVEEAVTVGDLVRLMTFRQGEANLVEITLPAAAPYVGHPIHAVPLPRDAALVAILRGRRVLVPSPDDPLEAGDELIFVCTAEVEDAVRAVILGADSVERTRAES, from the coding sequence ATGCGGGTCGCCATCGCGGGAGCCGGCAACGTGGGCCGGTCCATCGCCCAGGAACTGATCGACAACGGCCACCAGGTCATGCTGGTGGAACGGCAGCCGAAGATGCTGCGCCCCGAGCGGGTGCCGGCCGCCGACTGGGTGCTCGCCGACGCGTGCGAACTGGCCAGCCTCGAGGAAGCCGACCTGGCCAGTTGCGACGTGGTGGTCGCGGCGACCGGCGACGACAAGGTCAACCTGGTCGTGTCGTTGCTGGCCAAGACCGAGTTCGCGGTGCCGCGGGTGGTCGCCCGGGTGAACCGCGCGGAGAACGAGTGGCTCTTCACCGACCAGTGGGGGGTCGACGTCGCGGTGAGCAAGCCCCGGGTGATGGCCGCGCTGGTCGAGGAGGCGGTGACCGTCGGGGACCTGGTCCGGCTGATGACCTTCCGACAGGGCGAGGCGAACCTGGTCGAGATCACCCTGCCGGCTGCCGCGCCCTACGTCGGGCACCCGATCCACGCCGTACCGTTGCCCCGCGACGCCGCCCTGGTCGCGATCCTGCGCGGGCGGCGGGTGCTGGTACCGAGCCCGGACGACCCGCTCGAGGCCGGCGACGAACTGATCTTCGTCTGCACCGCCGAGGTGGAGGACGCGGTCCGCGCGGTCATCCTCGGCGCGGACAGCGTGGAGCGGACCCGGGCGGAGAGCTGA
- a CDS encoding potassium channel family protein — MHIVIMGCGRVGSTLAHDLESRGHSVAVIDQNADSFRRLGPDFGGITVTGVGFDGDVLRQAGIERADAFAAVSSGDNSNIISARLARETFGVSRVAARIYDQKRAQVYERLGIPTVATVRWTADRMIRHLVPEGNVEIFRDPTSTVSIIEVPVHKDWVGRPVRAIEEATGARAAYVMRFGIGTLPTVSSVLQEGDQLFMLVTDDMAGGVTTAASQPPEGGQ; from the coding sequence GTGCACATCGTGATCATGGGGTGTGGGCGGGTCGGCTCGACGCTCGCCCACGATCTGGAGTCCCGCGGTCACTCGGTGGCCGTCATCGACCAGAACGCGGATAGTTTCCGCCGGCTCGGCCCCGACTTCGGCGGGATCACGGTCACCGGCGTCGGATTCGACGGCGACGTGTTACGTCAGGCCGGCATCGAACGGGCGGACGCCTTCGCGGCCGTCTCCAGCGGCGACAACTCCAACATCATCTCGGCCCGGTTGGCCCGGGAGACGTTCGGGGTGAGCCGGGTGGCGGCCCGGATCTACGACCAGAAGCGGGCACAGGTCTACGAACGGCTCGGCATCCCCACCGTGGCCACCGTCCGGTGGACCGCCGACCGGATGATCCGCCACCTGGTGCCGGAGGGGAACGTGGAGATCTTCCGCGACCCGACCAGCACCGTCTCGATCATCGAGGTGCCGGTACACAAGGACTGGGTCGGCCGGCCGGTACGCGCCATCGAGGAAGCGACCGGTGCCCGCGCCGCGTACGTGATGCGGTTCGGGATCGGCACGCTGCCCACCGTGTCCAGCGTCCTACAGGAGGGTGACCAGCTCTTCATGCTGGTCACCGACGACATGGCCGGCGGGGTCACGACGGCGGCCAGCCAGCCGCCCGAAGGGGGACAGTGA
- a CDS encoding APC family permease, giving the protein MASPTSLMKRLLLGRPFRSDRLQHTLLPKRIALPVFASDALSSVAYAPDEILLTLSIAGASAFVFSPWVALAVVVVMLTVVASYRQNVHAYPSGGGDYEVATVNLGPRFGLGVASALLVDYVLTVAVSVSSGVANLGSVVPFVAEHKVGVAVAAVVILTAINLRGLRESGTAFAIPTYGFMIVIIGMVLTGLFRIFVLGDDLRAPSADLHIQAEHSVTGFALVFLLLRTFSSGAAALTGVEAISNGVPAFKPPKSKNAASTLLLLGVVAITMLVGIIWLARLTHLQFVEDPVRQIIGGPEGYVQKTVTTQLGETVFGNGSFLLYVVAGVTALILFLAANTAFNGFPVLGSILAQDRYLPRQLHTRGDRLAFSNGIVFLSIAAIVLIVGFQAEITRLIQLYIVGVFVSFTLSQAGMIRHWNRLLRVERDPERRRKMIRSRAINSFGMGLTGVVLVIVLITKFLLGAWIAIAAMGVIYALMLGIRKHYDTVSAELTPAEGRPMLPARNHAIVLVSKVHQPTLRAIAYAQATRPDTLTAVTVNVDEKDTRAIQAEWERRGVPVPLTVIDSPYREITRPILDFVASVRRDAPRDVVTVFIPEYVVGRWWENLLHNQSALRLKGRLLYEPGVMVTSVPWQLASSANKDLDRYDATLSRGPARGPRGASMGGLLTSPRPPEAVPTSPRPTEAGPIPNDPEPKAEQR; this is encoded by the coding sequence GTGGCCAGTCCCACCTCTCTGATGAAGCGGCTGCTCCTCGGTCGACCGTTCCGGTCCGACCGGTTGCAGCACACCCTGCTACCCAAACGAATAGCGCTGCCCGTCTTCGCCTCCGACGCGCTCTCCAGCGTGGCGTACGCGCCGGACGAGATCCTGCTGACCCTGTCGATCGCGGGCGCCTCGGCGTTCGTCTTCTCGCCATGGGTGGCGCTCGCCGTGGTTGTGGTGATGCTCACGGTGGTGGCCAGTTACCGACAGAACGTGCACGCCTACCCCTCCGGTGGCGGCGACTACGAGGTGGCGACGGTCAACCTGGGGCCGCGCTTCGGGCTGGGTGTGGCGAGCGCGCTGCTGGTCGACTACGTGCTGACCGTGGCGGTCTCGGTCTCCTCCGGGGTGGCGAACCTGGGCTCGGTGGTGCCCTTCGTGGCCGAGCACAAGGTCGGTGTCGCGGTGGCCGCGGTGGTGATCCTGACCGCGATCAACCTGCGCGGGCTGCGGGAGTCGGGGACGGCGTTCGCCATCCCGACCTACGGCTTCATGATCGTCATCATCGGTATGGTGCTCACCGGCCTGTTCCGGATCTTCGTACTCGGCGACGACCTACGCGCGCCCAGCGCCGACCTGCACATCCAGGCCGAGCACAGCGTGACCGGGTTCGCCCTGGTCTTCCTCCTGCTACGCACCTTCTCCTCCGGTGCGGCGGCGCTGACCGGCGTGGAGGCGATCTCCAACGGCGTACCGGCGTTCAAGCCCCCGAAGAGCAAGAACGCGGCGTCGACGCTGCTCCTGCTCGGGGTCGTCGCGATCACCATGCTGGTCGGCATCATCTGGCTGGCCCGCCTCACCCACCTGCAGTTCGTCGAGGACCCGGTCCGGCAGATCATCGGCGGCCCCGAGGGGTACGTGCAGAAGACCGTCACCACCCAGCTCGGCGAGACCGTCTTCGGCAACGGGTCGTTCCTGCTGTACGTGGTCGCCGGGGTGACCGCGCTGATCCTCTTCCTGGCCGCGAACACCGCCTTCAACGGGTTCCCGGTGCTCGGCTCGATCCTGGCCCAGGACCGCTACCTGCCCCGCCAGCTGCACACCCGGGGCGACCGCCTGGCCTTCTCCAACGGCATCGTCTTTCTCTCCATCGCCGCGATCGTGCTGATCGTGGGCTTCCAGGCTGAGATCACCCGACTGATCCAGCTCTACATCGTCGGTGTCTTCGTCTCCTTCACCCTGTCCCAGGCCGGCATGATCCGACACTGGAACCGGTTGTTGCGGGTGGAGCGGGACCCGGAGCGCCGTCGCAAGATGATCCGTTCCCGGGCGATCAACAGTTTCGGCATGGGTCTCACCGGCGTCGTGCTGGTGATCGTGCTGATCACCAAGTTCCTGCTCGGTGCCTGGATCGCGATTGCCGCGATGGGCGTGATCTACGCGCTCATGCTCGGCATCCGCAAGCACTACGACACCGTCTCGGCCGAGCTGACCCCGGCCGAGGGCCGGCCGATGCTGCCCGCCCGCAACCACGCCATCGTGCTGGTCAGCAAGGTGCACCAGCCGACCCTGCGGGCGATCGCGTACGCCCAGGCGACCCGGCCGGACACGCTGACCGCGGTCACGGTGAACGTCGACGAGAAGGACACCCGGGCGATCCAGGCCGAATGGGAACGGCGCGGGGTGCCGGTGCCGCTGACCGTGATCGACTCGCCGTACCGGGAGATCACCCGGCCGATCCTCGACTTCGTCGCCTCGGTGCGCCGCGACGCACCGCGCGACGTGGTCACCGTCTTCATTCCCGAGTACGTGGTCGGCCGATGGTGGGAGAACCTGTTGCACAACCAGAGCGCGTTGCGGCTCAAGGGACGGCTTCTGTACGAGCCGGGCGTGATGGTGACCAGCGTGCCCTGGCAGCTCGCCTCCTCGGCGAACAAGGACCTGGACCGGTACGACGCCACGCTCAGCCGCGGCCCGGCCCGTGGCCCGCGCGGGGCCAGCATGGGCGGCCTGCTCACCTCGCCCCGGCCACCCGAGGCCGTCCCGACCTCGCCTCGGCCAACTGAGGCCGGCCCCATCCCGAACGACCCCGAACCGAAGGCGGAGCAGCGATGA
- a CDS encoding class I SAM-dependent RNA methyltransferase, which produces MQERTGPGEAERVELTVDAVAPGGHCVARLDGQIVFVRHALPGERVIAEITEVNRGFLRADAVSVLAAAPQRVSPPCPYAGPNRCGGCDLQHVAPEAQLEWKAEVVREQLRRLGHLTQVEVDALGLRVEPLPGGTLGWRSRVRYAVDAAGRAGLLKHRSHEVVPVDRCLIAHPAIQTLPVLSGDGQRWSAAEAVETVASTGGDVAVQTVVNGTSFAEQGPSTVRELAVGREWQLPVDAFWQVHPAAADTLVGAVLELLAPTAGERAWDLYGGAGLFAAALADRVGPSGRVTMVEASQSGVAAARENLTDLTQVEVVSAKVEVALARRRITGPVDLVVLDPPRTGAGAEVVRALTGTGARAVAYVACDPAAFARDVRIFAEAGWRLVELRGYDLFPMTQHVECVGLFTPA; this is translated from the coding sequence GTGCAGGAGCGGACCGGTCCGGGCGAGGCGGAGCGGGTCGAGTTGACCGTGGACGCGGTCGCGCCGGGCGGACACTGCGTGGCGCGGCTCGACGGGCAGATCGTCTTCGTCCGGCACGCGCTCCCCGGAGAACGGGTGATCGCCGAGATCACCGAGGTGAACCGGGGATTTCTCCGGGCCGACGCGGTGTCCGTGCTGGCGGCGGCACCACAGCGGGTCAGCCCGCCGTGCCCGTACGCCGGGCCGAATCGCTGCGGTGGCTGCGACCTGCAGCATGTCGCGCCCGAGGCCCAACTCGAGTGGAAGGCCGAGGTCGTACGCGAGCAGTTGCGTCGGCTCGGCCACCTCACCCAGGTCGAGGTCGACGCGTTGGGCCTACGGGTCGAGCCGCTGCCCGGCGGGACACTGGGCTGGCGCTCCCGGGTCCGGTACGCGGTTGACGCCGCGGGCCGGGCCGGTCTGCTCAAGCACCGCTCCCACGAGGTGGTGCCGGTGGACCGCTGCCTGATCGCCCATCCCGCGATCCAGACCCTGCCGGTGCTCTCCGGTGACGGGCAGCGGTGGTCGGCGGCGGAAGCGGTGGAGACGGTCGCCTCGACCGGCGGCGACGTGGCCGTGCAGACCGTCGTGAACGGCACGTCCTTCGCCGAACAGGGCCCTTCGACCGTTCGTGAGCTGGCCGTCGGCCGGGAGTGGCAACTGCCGGTGGACGCGTTCTGGCAGGTCCACCCGGCCGCCGCGGACACCCTGGTCGGCGCGGTGCTGGAACTGCTCGCACCGACCGCCGGGGAACGCGCCTGGGATCTCTACGGCGGGGCGGGGCTCTTCGCCGCCGCGCTCGCCGACCGGGTCGGGCCCTCCGGGCGGGTGACCATGGTCGAGGCTTCGCAGTCCGGGGTCGCGGCGGCCCGGGAGAACCTGACCGACCTGACGCAGGTCGAGGTCGTGTCGGCGAAGGTGGAGGTCGCGCTGGCCCGACGCCGGATCACCGGCCCGGTCGACCTGGTGGTGCTGGATCCGCCGCGTACCGGCGCCGGTGCCGAGGTGGTTCGGGCGCTGACCGGTACCGGGGCACGCGCGGTGGCGTACGTGGCCTGCGACCCGGCGGCGTTCGCCCGGGACGTACGGATCTTCGCCGAGGCCGGTTGGCGCCTGGTCGAACTGCGCGGGTACGACCTCTTCCCGATGACCCAGCACGTGGAGTGCGTCGGGCTGTTCACCCCGGCCTAG
- the dxs gene encoding 1-deoxy-D-xylulose-5-phosphate synthase, with product MRVEEGAANPGRLLAGVRGPQDVKRMSAEELDLLAAEIRDFLVAKVSRTGGHLGPNLGVVELTLAMHRVFDSPRDRLLFDTGHQAYVHKMLTGRQDGFDNLRQRGGLSGYPSQAESEHDLIENSHASTALSYADGLAKAYALRGERRDVVAVVGDGALTGGMCWEALNNIAAARNPLVIVVNDNGRSYAPTIGGLADHLSTLRLNPGYERVLDVVKDALGSTPLVGRPMYEVLHAVKKGIKDAVAPQAMFEDLGIKYVGPVDGHDVAAVESALRRAKGFGGPVIVHAVTRKGYGYRPAEEDEADCFHSPSAFDVANGKLLAAPSVKWTQVFSDELVAVADERPDVVGITAAMAEPTGIAALARKYPERVYDVGIAEQHAATSAAGLALGGLHPVVAVYATFLNRAFDQVLLDVAMHKLPVTFVLDRAGITGPDGPSHYGIWDMSVFGVVPGLRIAAPRDAATLRAELREAVAVDDGPTILRFPTGSVAKDLPAVRRVGKVDVLAESSRTDVLLVAVGAFGQLGVEVAARVAEQGYGVTVVDPRWVRPIPEELVTLAASHRLVVTVEDGVRAGGVGDALAKAMRDADLMVPLRDLGVPPVWQPHGTRAQILADLGLTAQDVARDVTGWVSRLDAPIEPVRISAAAGERPGTGERAKGRNGRA from the coding sequence ATGAGAGTTGAAGAGGGTGCGGCCAACCCCGGCCGGCTGCTGGCAGGCGTCCGCGGCCCCCAGGACGTGAAGCGGATGTCGGCCGAGGAACTCGACCTGCTCGCCGCCGAGATCCGCGACTTCCTGGTGGCGAAGGTCTCCCGTACCGGCGGACACCTCGGACCCAACCTCGGCGTCGTCGAGTTGACCCTCGCCATGCACCGGGTCTTCGACTCGCCCCGGGACCGTCTCCTGTTCGACACCGGACACCAGGCGTACGTGCACAAGATGCTGACCGGGCGGCAGGACGGCTTCGACAACCTCCGCCAGCGCGGCGGGCTCTCCGGCTACCCGAGCCAGGCCGAGAGCGAGCACGACCTGATCGAGAACTCGCACGCCTCGACCGCGCTCTCCTACGCCGACGGCCTGGCCAAGGCGTACGCCCTGCGCGGCGAGCGGCGTGACGTGGTCGCCGTGGTCGGCGACGGCGCGCTCACCGGTGGCATGTGCTGGGAGGCGCTGAACAACATCGCGGCCGCGCGCAACCCGCTGGTCATCGTGGTCAACGACAACGGCCGGTCGTACGCGCCGACCATCGGCGGCCTGGCCGACCACCTCTCCACCCTGCGTCTCAATCCCGGTTACGAGCGGGTGCTCGACGTGGTCAAGGACGCGCTCGGCTCGACGCCGCTGGTCGGCCGCCCGATGTACGAGGTGCTGCACGCGGTCAAGAAGGGCATCAAGGACGCGGTCGCGCCGCAGGCGATGTTCGAGGACCTCGGCATCAAGTACGTCGGACCGGTGGACGGACACGACGTGGCCGCGGTCGAGTCGGCCCTGCGCCGGGCCAAGGGCTTCGGCGGCCCGGTGATCGTGCACGCGGTGACCCGCAAGGGTTACGGCTACCGGCCGGCCGAAGAGGACGAGGCGGACTGCTTCCACAGCCCCAGCGCCTTCGACGTGGCCAACGGCAAGCTGCTCGCCGCGCCGTCGGTGAAGTGGACCCAGGTCTTCTCCGACGAACTGGTGGCGGTCGCCGACGAGCGACCCGACGTCGTCGGCATCACCGCCGCGATGGCCGAGCCGACCGGCATCGCCGCGCTCGCCCGCAAGTACCCCGAGCGGGTCTACGACGTCGGCATCGCCGAGCAGCACGCGGCCACCTCGGCGGCCGGCCTCGCGCTCGGTGGCCTGCACCCGGTCGTCGCGGTCTACGCCACCTTCCTCAACCGCGCCTTCGACCAGGTCCTGCTCGACGTGGCGATGCACAAGCTGCCGGTCACCTTCGTGCTGGACCGGGCCGGCATCACCGGCCCGGACGGGCCGAGCCACTACGGCATCTGGGACATGTCCGTCTTCGGGGTGGTGCCCGGACTCCGGATCGCCGCGCCCCGGGACGCCGCCACGCTCCGCGCCGAGCTGCGCGAAGCGGTCGCGGTCGACGACGGCCCCACCATCCTGCGCTTCCCGACCGGTTCGGTCGCCAAGGACCTGCCGGCCGTCCGTCGGGTCGGGAAGGTCGACGTACTCGCCGAGTCCAGCCGTACCGACGTGCTGCTGGTCGCCGTCGGCGCGTTCGGCCAGCTCGGGGTCGAGGTGGCGGCCCGGGTGGCCGAGCAGGGTTACGGCGTCACCGTGGTAGACCCGCGGTGGGTCCGCCCCATCCCCGAGGAGCTCGTCACCCTCGCCGCTTCGCACCGGCTGGTGGTGACCGTCGAGGACGGCGTACGCGCCGGTGGGGTTGGCGACGCGCTGGCCAAGGCGATGCGCGACGCCGACCTGATGGTGCCGCTGCGGGACCTCGGCGTGCCGCCGGTCTGGCAGCCGCACGGCACCCGGGCACAGATCCTCGCCGACCTCGGGCTGACCGCCCAGGACGTGGCCCGCGACGTCACCGGCTGGGTCTCCCGCCTCGACGCCCCGATCGAACCGGTACGGATCTCGGCGGCTGCCGGTGAGCGCCCGGGCACCGGGGAACGGGCCAAGGGCCGCAACGGGCGGGCCTGA